One genomic window of Panicum hallii strain FIL2 chromosome 6, PHallii_v3.1, whole genome shotgun sequence includes the following:
- the LOC112897403 gene encoding thioredoxin-like protein YLS8, with protein MSYLLPHLHSGWAVDQAILAEEERLVIIRFGHDWDETCMQMDEVLAAVAETIKNFAVIYLVDITEVPDFNTMYELYDPSTVMFFFRNKHIMIDLGTGNNNKINWALKDKQEFIDIVETVYRGARKGRGLVIAPKDYSTKYRY; from the exons ATGTCGTACCTGCTGCCGCACCTGCACTCGGGGTGGGCGGTGGACCAGGCCATCCTCGCCGAGGAGGAGCGCCTCGTCATCATCCGATTCGGCCACGACTGGGACGAGACCTGCATGCAG ATGGATGAAGTGCTGGCAGCAGTCGCTGAAACCATAAAGAACTTTGCGGTTATCTACCTTGTCGACATCACCGAGGTCCCTGACTTCAACACCATGTATGAGCTGTACGACCCATCAACAGTCATGTTCTTCTTCCGGAACAAGCACATCATGATCGATCTCGGGACGGGAAACAACAACAAGATCAACTGGGCCCTGAAGGACAAACAGGAGTTCATTGACATTGTGGAGACGGTCTACAGGGGTGCCCGCAAGGGCCGTGGTCTGGTGATCGCTCCCAAGGACTACTCCACCAAGTACCGTTACTAA